The proteins below are encoded in one region of Candidatus Brocadia sp.:
- a CDS encoding polysaccharide pyruvyl transferase family protein, with protein MSRHFISDERQGVSAKSPRVLLIGIGGVYNYGCEAIVRGTEAIIRKEYPEADIVYASKRPSDDQRRLEGSKVQIIQRGMLSRYSVKNICRKLLSLCDIRWSPMEDSLKLLKNVDTVLSIGGDIYTLHPKGNYSLSLPKFGNAAQKRGVPYVLWGASVGPFSDNPRAEMVFARHLKKLSLITARESATVEYLRTLGVRDNVVPCADPAFLIASEIKASHTQQCNGLTIGINLSPLSTRYTKYSLEDSIQMQANTIQGIIKTFNARIILIPHVVCNFNENDDDLRYLQRVKGAIEPGYQDKIKLLDSDAGFVGVKKELVKCDLVVAARMHCAINALAAHVPTILVSYSRKAVGMCRYVYNNSDWVVSLDEFLPDNISWKVTRLIDQIEKTRGYLAKRIPEIQQDAYRPVQILKEMLEGRRG; from the coding sequence ATATCGAGACATTTTATCTCGGATGAAAGGCAAGGAGTGAGCGCGAAATCACCAAGGGTACTTTTGATCGGCATCGGCGGCGTGTATAATTACGGTTGTGAGGCTATCGTACGGGGTACAGAAGCAATAATTCGGAAAGAATATCCTGAGGCTGACATCGTTTATGCCTCTAAACGTCCCTCTGATGACCAAAGAAGATTGGAGGGTTCAAAAGTGCAAATTATTCAAAGAGGGATGCTTAGTCGTTATTCTGTAAAAAACATTTGCAGGAAATTACTTTCTTTATGCGATATCAGATGGTCTCCCATGGAAGATTCTTTGAAGTTGCTTAAGAATGTAGATACCGTTTTATCAATAGGGGGAGATATTTATACACTTCATCCTAAAGGTAATTATTCTTTGTCACTTCCAAAGTTTGGTAATGCTGCGCAGAAACGAGGAGTGCCATACGTCCTGTGGGGTGCTTCAGTAGGTCCCTTCTCAGATAATCCAAGAGCCGAAATGGTATTTGCAAGACATCTAAAAAAGCTGAGTCTAATCACTGCTCGTGAATCTGCTACTGTTGAATATTTACGGACTTTGGGGGTTCGTGATAATGTTGTTCCCTGCGCCGACCCGGCCTTTTTGATTGCATCTGAGATTAAGGCAAGTCATACACAGCAATGTAATGGCTTAACTATTGGTATTAATCTCAGTCCCTTATCAACTCGCTATACCAAATATTCCCTGGAAGATTCCATTCAAATGCAAGCGAATACAATACAAGGCATTATAAAAACGTTCAATGCACGCATTATATTGATTCCACATGTTGTGTGTAATTTTAACGAGAACGATGATGATCTCCGATACTTGCAGAGAGTCAAGGGAGCAATTGAGCCTGGATATCAGGATAAAATTAAGCTTTTGGACTCCGACGCGGGATTTGTTGGGGTCAAGAAAGAATTAGTCAAATGTGACTTGGTTGTAGCGGCGCGAATGCATTGTGCGATTAATGCGCTCGCCGCCCATGTTCCTACAATTCTGGTCTCATACAGCCGCAAGGCCGTAGGTATGTGTCGATATGTGTACAATAATAGTGATTGGGTCGTTTCTTTGGATGAATTCTTACCTGATAACATCTCGTGGAAGGTAACCAGACTGATTGATCAAATAGAGAAAACACGTGGCTATTTGGCAAAGCGTATCCCAGAGATTCAGCAGGATGCATACAGACCAGTGCAAATATTGAAGGAAATGTTAGAAGGAAGGCGTGGGTAG